Genomic segment of Pseudomonas sp. CCI4.2:
CCGGCTTCCACCACCTTCGCAAAGTAATACAGATCGTTAAGATCCTGCATCGGAAAACCTGACTGTTCTATGAGTGGGACGAACTATCGCATTTCTGCTGACTAATCAGCTATTACTTTGCACTGTAGGATGATCCGCACTTGGTCGCCCAGCGGCGATTCCTACTTGGAGAGCTTCATGAAACTTTTGCACCTCGATTCAAGCATTCTTGGCGACCACTCTGCTTCCCGCCAGCTCAGCCGTAGCGTCGTTCAGGCATGGAAAGCGGCTGAAACTGACGGCCAAGTGACCTACCGTGACCTGGCTCAAGACCCGCTGGGCCATTTCTCTGCCGCCACGCTGGCCGCAGGCGGCACACCGAGTGAAGCCCGCAACGCCGCTCAACTGGCTGAAGTCGATAACAACGAAGCGATTCTGCAAGAATTCCTGGCGGCAGACGTCGTGGTGATCGGTGCGCCGATGTACAACTTCAGCTTGCCGACCCAGCTGAAAGCCTGGATCGACCGCATCTCGGTTGCCGGCCGTACCTTTGCCTACGACGAGAACGGTCCAAAGGGCCTGTGCGCTGGCAAAAAAATCATCATCGTTTCAACGTCGGGCGGCCTGCATGTTGGCCAGCCGTCGAGCGTTGGTCACGAAGACTATCTAAGGCTGCTGTTTGCTTTCATCGGCATTACGGATATTCAATTCGTCTTCGCTCACGGTTTGGCCTACGGTGAAGAACCCCGTGCCAACGCTATGACCGCCGCAGAAAAACAGATCAACGAAACTCTGTTTGCCGTTGCGTAATAGCGTCATCGCTTAATAACACTGCTGCCAAAAAACTCCACAGTCCGCGCTGTCAAGCGAGGAGCCTGTGGAGTTTTTGCGTTTAGCGCCATTTGTCGGCTGATTTGCGACCGATCATCAATCTTGACGGAGAACTGACAGGTAACTCGTTGTCATTAGCAGTAAGATCGCCCTATCAGCGCTGATGTGAAAATTATGTCGGCAACTTTAAAACTTAATTTCAAGCGTTTGGCCCGGCTTATGCATTATTTGTCTGGCAGCTACTCTTAACTTAGTCAGCGCGAACAGCGTTAAACGGTGCGGAGCGCGGAAACTCGCAGCGGACTGCACACGTGGATGATATGGATCAACAAAGGTGGGGCCTGGCGATGGTGCGTCTTTGTGCGGTGTTAGTGATTTGCCTCTTTACAAGCCTGATTTCGGTGCAAGCCGAAGCAGCTGAATATTTGAGCGCGGGCTTTCATCGGCTGACGTTCCTTGATCCCTTGGATCTCCAGCCGATGCAGGCAATTGCCTTCTATCCTTCCACCGCCGAAAAGAAGACCCACCGGGTCGACGGGTACTTGGTAGAAGCGACTGAAGACGCTGATATCGCCATGGGTCGATTCCCGATGCTGATGCTGTCCCACGGTAATACCGGGACGCCTCTGGCCCTGCATGACCTGGCCACGTCTTTGGCCCGAAAAGGGTTCGTTGTGGTCGCCGTGATTCATCCTGGCGACAACTACCTTGACCACAGCCGTCTGGGCAGCCTGAGTAATCTTTACGGGCGGCCATTGCAGATTTCCGAAGCAATCACCGCCGCGCTGGCCGATCCAATGTTGTCCACGTATGTCGATGCTCAGCGAGTGGGCGTGATCGGTTATTCAGCCGGTGGCGAAACCGCGTTAATCCTCGCCGGGGCTCAACCTGATTTGCAGCGTCTGCGTAAATATTGTGCGGAGCGTCCGCAGGACAAAGATGCGTGCAAGACTCAAGGTGAATTGATTGTTGACCGGGATGATCTGCGCCCGGAGGCAGACCCACGGGTCGGAGCATTGATGCTGATGGCACCCCTGAGCTTAATGTTCGGCCGCCACGCGCTGGCCGAGGTGCATGTGCCGGTGTTGATGTACAGCGGCGACGGCGATCAATTGCTCGCACTGGACAAAAATGCTCAGGCATTGGCGCGCCAATTGCCCCAGGCGCCTGAATTCAAGCTGTTGCCGGGCGCTGGGCATTTTGTCTTCCTCGCACCGTGCACGGATGAGCAGCAAGCGACCCAAGCGATTTTGTGTACCGATGCTGAAGGCGTAGACCGGTTGGACATTCATCGCAACTTGACGGCCGACGCCGTACGGTTCTTTGGTGAAACCATAGGGCAGCCGAGTCAGGAAGGTATGCAGACGGCGCATCAGGAACAGGAATAATCAAGGTCCTTCAAGCTGATCGCAGCCTTCGGCAGCTCCTACAGAAATCTGCGCATCGCTAAGCTGTGGGACCGAATTCATTCGGGAAGGCAGCAACGCGGTATTGCGACAGACGAGGCGCCTGCTTGCCGAATAAATTCGGCCCTACGGTGATCGGGTAGGTGCATCACGCGCTAATCAGCGATCTCAGGTAATCCCCAAAACCACCCACGGCACGACTATCAAGTCGGGTGCTGGTGGTTACTTGCGGCCCGCAACTCCAGGCGATCCGCGCGCCGCATAACTCCAGGTGCTGAACAAGGGTCACGTCTTCATGGCAGGCCAGCGGCGGAAAGCCCCCGGCACGGAGGTAGGCTGTCGCGCTGATGCCCAGGTTGGCGCCGTGGATATGGCGATGCCCGTCGCGATTTTGATAGCCTTGCTGGTAGCGAATTTGCGCTTCGAGCGCAATCTCTGCGTGCCAGTGACCGGGCGTCACCGTGCCGCACACCGCGTCGGCTCCGAGCGCTAATTGTTGCACCAGCCAGTCCTCGGCAACGGTGCTGTCGGCATCGGTGCAGGCGATCCAGCGCGCGCCTTGTTCAAGCAACATCCGGGCGCCTGCAGCACGGGCCAAACCGACGTTGCGCACGGTCAATGCCAAGGTTGAAACCCCAAAACTCTCAGCGATAGTCGCCGAACCGTCGGTGCAGCTGTCCAGCACCGCCAGCACCAGCACGGCTTCGCCATTGAGCGCCGCGTGCTGACTGGCCGACTGCACGGTTTGCAGGCACAGGCTCAAGAGTTGTTCTTCGTTATGGACGGGGATCAGGACTCCGATCATCGCAAACCTTCCTTTTCAGCCACTGATATCGGATCGCGGCTCCAAACGTCCAGCAG
This window contains:
- a CDS encoding FMN-dependent NADH-azoreductase; this translates as MKLLHLDSSILGDHSASRQLSRSVVQAWKAAETDGQVTYRDLAQDPLGHFSAATLAAGGTPSEARNAAQLAEVDNNEAILQEFLAADVVVIGAPMYNFSLPTQLKAWIDRISVAGRTFAYDENGPKGLCAGKKIIIVSTSGGLHVGQPSSVGHEDYLRLLFAFIGITDIQFVFAHGLAYGEEPRANAMTAAEKQINETLFAVA
- a CDS encoding dienelactone hydrolase; the protein is MVRLCAVLVICLFTSLISVQAEAAEYLSAGFHRLTFLDPLDLQPMQAIAFYPSTAEKKTHRVDGYLVEATEDADIAMGRFPMLMLSHGNTGTPLALHDLATSLARKGFVVVAVIHPGDNYLDHSRLGSLSNLYGRPLQISEAITAALADPMLSTYVDAQRVGVIGYSAGGETALILAGAQPDLQRLRKYCAERPQDKDACKTQGELIVDRDDLRPEADPRVGALMLMAPLSLMFGRHALAEVHVPVLMYSGDGDQLLALDKNAQALARQLPQAPEFKLLPGAGHFVFLAPCTDEQQATQAILCTDAEGVDRLDIHRNLTADAVRFFGETIGQPSQEGMQTAHQEQE
- a CDS encoding glycosyltransferase, which gives rise to MIGVLIPVHNEEQLLSLCLQTVQSASQHAALNGEAVLVLAVLDSCTDGSATIAESFGVSTLALTVRNVGLARAAGARMLLEQGARWIACTDADSTVAEDWLVQQLALGADAVCGTVTPGHWHAEIALEAQIRYQQGYQNRDGHRHIHGANLGISATAYLRAGGFPPLACHEDVTLVQHLELCGARIAWSCGPQVTTSTRLDSRAVGGFGDYLRSLISA